The following proteins come from a genomic window of Gossypium raimondii isolate GPD5lz chromosome 5, ASM2569854v1, whole genome shotgun sequence:
- the LOC128041021 gene encoding COP1-interactive protein 1-like → MVLLEPKPKRAEVQMYERTSYSYEQDFPPLEEFSKKEYLDAPKIPSKLQADVEGRQVEDYSSVSKECLKEGDSKEQVEAKNLEFEDHSIKDQEASVIVESEDRRQDQESGNPVSTGTKDAELEEKIKDIVDESKHDCQDKSHKIVTEVGVETSLNNTKVNEELVNLSSLKMSLETCESDANQETKEVENPQHELEKTESALEPEVNEVEQAKAVPETSSECLSQSVQTSTTTLASEQEIETTQLSEKIEEQIQEEEETEPKVVSVEETIVDQGLQNEEPKDQIQTTSLTLPSKDELSDAKQTTEICLEKEKVDELGDGKKAETGVACAIQVEEPNDQIQASALPDAVVGQETIVAQASITEEPTKLETKEDDKIMETEVKEDEKPELPVKDGLGEDELKGKLIEDKALETIQTEKHVVEAQKMSENEIAEKQIVCEDKTVGNPAQASIAKIETATRLKEVVTEKAAPGQDCFSHIEQREKGIQSLKDHMKTLEETGKLPIPQLAKNGIELFPSVRQLDKPRSSGNVRIEFPPPEENKKSASPESTSVSEDSEISTCFEEEQEIMTTVKTEVKIDEMSEDEATKTGEPSIASSTLDVSVSKIVFTLDDIPTNKWPERLQEFHPWLESRRLTEESHYNILMEFVSRFTGMLKDCLKQAVVASIQEPLQVAINQNLYRQNRNILNLTMGEIQQETYIALEDLCNRRKVFKDYLHGDKRLDKACDDSHLKIKCGKDKSCYCPTKKKRHFRKMKKFSSRPF, encoded by the exons ATGGTACTCTTGGAACCAAAGCCAAAAAGAGCAGAAGTACAGATGTATGAAAGAACCTCTTATTCTTATGAACAAGATTTTCCCCCGctagaagaattttcaaaaaaggaGTATCTTGATGCTCCAAAAATTCCTTCTAAATTACAAGCAGATGTAGAAGGCCGGCAA GTGGAAGACTACAGTTCCGTCTCAAAAGAATGTCTGAAGGAAGGAGACTCAAAGGAACAGGTAGAAGCGAAAAACTTGGAGTTTGAAGATCATTCAATCAAGGACCAAGAAGCATCCGTCATCGTAGAATCGGAAGATAGGAGACAGGATCAAGAGTCTGGAAACCCTGTAAGTACAGGCACCAAAGACGcagaattagaagaaaaaattaaggACATTGTTGATGAATCCAAGCATGATTGTCAAGACAAGAGTCACAAAATTGTGACAGAAGTCGGAGTTGAGACAAGCTTAAACAACACCAAGGTGAATGAGGAGCTTGTGAATTTGAGCTCGCTCAAGATGAGTCTAGAAACTTGTGAGAGTGATGCTAATCAAGAGACTAAAGAAGTCGAAAATCCACAACATGAACTGGAGAAAACAGAATCAGCCTTGGAACCAGAAGTGAATGAAGTTGAACAAGCCAAAGCTGTGCctgaaacatcatccgaatgcTTATCTCAAAGTGTTCAAACTTCTACCACGACATTGGCTTCCGAGCAAGAAATTGAAACCACACAATTGAGTGAGAAGATAGAAGAACAGATACAAGAG GAAGAAGAGACAGAGCCCAAGGTTGTTTCAGTAGAAGAAACCATAGTTGATCAGGGTCTTCAAAATGAGGAACCCAAAGATCAAATTCAAACAACATCTTTGACATTGCCTTCTAAGGATGAATTATCTGATGCAAAGCAAACGACAGAGATATgcttggaaaaagaaaaggttgatgaGCTTGGAGATGGTAAGAAAGCTGAAACTGGTGTTGCTTGTGCTATTCAAGTGGAGGAACCAAATGATCAAATTCAAGCTTCAGCATTGCCTGATGCTGTTGTGGGTCAAGAAACTATTGTTGCTCAAGCTTCAATAACCGAGGAACCAACTAAGCTTGAAACAAAGGAAGATGACAAAATAATGGAAACTGAAGTGAAAGAAGATGAGA AACCGGAACTGCCGGTGAAAGATGGCCTAGGAGAAGACGAGCTAAAGGGTAAACTGATTGAAGACAAAGCATTGGAAACCATTCAAACTGAAAAG CATGTTGTGGAAGCTCAAAAGATGAGTGAAAATGAGATAGCTGAAAAGCAGATTGTTTGTGAGGATAAAACTGTTGGAAATCCTGCCCAAGCTTCAATTGCAAAGATAGAAACCGCAACA AGGCTAAAAGAAGTTGTCACTGAGAAAGCAGCACCAGGACAAGACTGTTTCTCTCACATAGAACAGAGAGAAAAGGGGATCCAAAGCTTGAAGGACCATATGAAAACTCTTGAAGAGACAGGGAAATTGCCAATACCGCAGCTTGCAAAAAATGGTATTGAGTTATTCCCCTCTGTCAGACAACTTGATAAACCAAGATCATCGGGAAATGTGAGGATTGAATTTCCCCCAccagaagaaaacaaaaag TCAGCCTCCCCAGAATCAACTTCAGTCTCAGAAGATTCAGAGATATCAACATGTTTTGAGGAAGAACAAGAAATAATGACTACTGTCAAAACAGAGGTAAAGATCGATGAAATGTCAGAAGATGAAGCCACTAAAACAGGGGAACCCTCGATTGCAAGTTCTACACTTGATGTCTCAGTAAGCAAGATAGTGTTTACTTTAGATGATATTCCAACCAACAAATGGCCAGAAAGACTACAGGAATTTCATCCCTGGCTTGAAAGTAGAAGATTAACAGAAGAAAGTCATTATAACATCCTCATGGAATTTGTATCACGATTCACTGGGATGTTAAAAGATTG TCTAAAGCAAGCAGTGGTTGCATCTATTCAAGAGCCACTGCAAGTAGCCATAAACCAAAATCTCTACAGGCAAAACAGAAACATTCTCAATCTAACCATGGGAGAAATCCAGCAAGAAACGTATATTGCTCTGGAAGACTTATGCAACAGAAGGAAAGTCTTCAAAGACTATCTCCATGGAGACAAAAGATTAGATAAAGCCTGTGATGATTCACATCTCAAGATCAAATGCGGAAAGGACAAATCATGCTATTGTcctacaaaaaagaaaagacatttcagaaaaatgaagaagttCTCTTCAAGACCTTTCTGA